The proteins below are encoded in one region of Triticum aestivum cultivar Chinese Spring chromosome 1B, IWGSC CS RefSeq v2.1, whole genome shotgun sequence:
- the LOC123090914 gene encoding uncharacterized protein: MDGIEASAGAGLPRPPQFDCLFTDEGWALLSEETRRSIIGVLDHDREEKISLLQRRQARKDRRKALPDHRPDIRPSESLDSILSRDVRDSDQLLWIRQHRMLNLSESLLPPMRYTSCELLGNGCSHYPHPMLQFFGIFVQFYRNALNIMRDNTRSSHIDVYGLLAVRDTLDYSRNYIFQRSRENPQPIDVDGGYLSLSYPARGISAMGCLIEIDIKIKGKEVDKDLSIIDGSVKAFGQFDSRTAKHVDNINGKIIFKTHIVRKGVEATIDLDFVEVPTDGFSVRMRGSTVRYKAVYSFINEGCEADSFIASPGKYNKKFVAAVSIGDTLCIDFMEKKREVLSFVSSKHGNEQLPYRFSNGALVFVKVFWSTIVDGWPLGL, from the exons ATGGACGGAATAGAAGCTAGCGCTGGCGCTGGCCTGCCACGACCGCCCCAGTTCGACTGCCTGTTCACGGACGAGGGGTGGGCCTTGCTGTCCGAGGAAACACGCCGTTCAATTATAGGAGTTCTGGATCATGACAGAGAAGAGAAGATCAGCCTCCTACAGCGCCGTCAGGCCCGAAAGGACCGCCGCAAGGCCCTGCCGGATCATCGGCCGGATATACGACCTAGCGAGTCCCTCGATTCTATCTTGTCCAGGGATGTTCGTGATTCAGATCAACTTTTGTGGATCCGACAACATCGCATGCTCAACCTTTCAGAAT CTCTACTGCCGCCGATGCGCTACACCTCCTGCGAACTCCTCGGGAACGGATGCTCTCATTATCCTCATCCTATGCTACAGTTCTTCGGTATTTTTGTCCAGTTTTACAGGAACGCCTTGAATATCATGCGAGACAATACAAGGTCCTCACATATTGATGTATATGGCTTGCTTGCTGTAAGGGATACCTTGGATTATTCCCGGAACTATATTTTTCAGCGATCTAGAGAGAACCCTCAACCTATAGACGTG GATGGTGGTTATCTAAGTCTGAGCTACCCTGCACGAGGCATATCTGCAATGGGCTGCTTgattgaaattgatataaagatcaagGGCAAGGAGGTTGACAAAGATCTGTCAATTATTGATGGATCTGTGAAAGCCTTTGGGCAGTTTGACTCGAGGACTGCTAAGCATGTTGATAACATCAATGGTAAAATTATATTCAAGACGCATATTGTTCGTAAAGGTGTCGAGGCAACTATAGACCTTGATTTTGTGGAGGTGCCAACAGATGGCTTCAGTGTGCGGATGCGTGGCAGTACCGTCCGTTATAAAGCTGTCTACTCCTTTATCAACGAGGGTTGTGAAGCTGATAGTTTTATAGCTTCACCTGGGAAGTACAATAAGAAATTTGTCGCAGCTGTGAGCATAGGTGATACACTATGCATAGATTTCATGGAGAAGAAGCGAGAAGTGCTCTCTTTTGTATCATCCAAGCACGGCAACGAGCAGCTACCTTACCGATTCAGCAATGGGGCCTTGGTCTTTGTTAAAGTCTTTTGGTCAACCATCGTTGACGGTTGGCCATTGGGTCTCTAA